The window CTGGTCGATGACCATCCCACACTGGTCACAGCTCTGGCCGCTTTCGATGCTGACCGGTTCCAGTTCCTCACCGGTCCCCAGACATCCCGAGAGCGCCATGACTGTCGCGGTCCCAGCGATGAAGTGCCGGCGTGTCAGGGTTGGTGCATATTCAGACATACTAGATAGTACACTGAACGACACCAAATGGTTCATGGTGCGACCGTCGAAACGCCGGTCAGTCGGGGACACTCGGCGGCGCGACTGAATAGATCGCACCCAGCACAAGCAACGCGATGAGGAAGTCGAACCCGTGTTCCGTGAGGTGATGTACTACCATCGGGACGGCACCGAGGACAGTCCCGATACCGACCACGGACCGAAGGACCAGAAGCCCGATAGCGGCGGTCAACAGCACGTACGGCCGTGACCGGCGTCGGCGTGTACTGACCGCTGCGACGAAAAACAACGCCAGCGTTCCGAGTGTGGCGAGACCCAGCACGGCTATCAACATTGCGGATTGCCCGGGACCGAGCCAGTCAGCCGTCGGTTGGAGCATCGCTCGGATCATAAATCAGACGGTGACACTGGAATCGGTTTCGGTAGCAGTCGCTGCCTGAATGGTGAGTCGGAGTGCAAGCCCGGATACAGTTCCGTCGTGTATACCCGTTTGAACGGCGATCTGTCTGTCCTCTCAGGTAGCCACCAGAACCGGTCGGCCCGCGTTCTGGACGACCCGGTCGGCCACACTTCCGATTTGGTCGGGTTTCGTGTGGGAATGGCCATGGTATCCGAGTATCATAAGATCGGCGTCGACTTCGTCGGCATAGCTGATGAGTTCCACGTACGGTTTTCCGTGACAGCACCGAGTGGTGACCTCGACGCCGAGTGCGTCGCCTCTCTCGGCGACCTCTGCGAGTTCGTCGTTCCCCCACTCCTCGATTTCGATGGTCTCCAGTTCCATACTGCTCAGGGCTGGTTCGGCGTGTCGGTCCGTATCGACAACAAAAACGGCGTGCAGCTCGGCACCGTGTTGCTCAGCCTGTTCAAGCGCGTGTGTCACGGCGCGATTCGCGTCAGCACTGCCATCGGTCGCAACGACAATTGTGTCGTACATGCTAGATGAATGGGCCCCATACTATTTCAATTAGTTGTCCATTCTCAAATATCAATAATCTGTTGCCATATTCAGTAAACGGCCACAGACCAACCAGCCCAATTTTGTGAAGATGCCGGTTATCGTATCCTCAATGGCTAAAACAGTTTTTCCCGTCACAAGCCGGTGGCAGTCACGGTTCGATGTTCTCCCGAAAGTCGGGTGCTAATCCGGTCTGTCGGATACCGGCTAGATCCGTTATTTCGAATTCGTAGAGTGCAACCCCACCGGAGGTGGTGGCCGTCTGGAGTGTGTTGGGTCGCCAGGCGTTTTGCGTCATCGCCGTGATATCTGACCATTCGTCTTCCGGCACACTGTCGATATCGCCGGCAAGCATCACGCTCCGCCACTCAAATGCGGTGTCGATGTCGTATACGAGAAACCGGCCACGGCCGGCCCGCTCAGTCAACTCTGCTTTCTGACTCGACTCGCCGAGAAGGTACGTGAAATAGAGGCAGGCCCCGTCGTCGAAGCCGTACGATAGCGGCAGCAGATACGGGACATCCGCTGTTGGAAGCCCCAGTACCCCGGTTGAGTGTGCGGCGAGGAATTCCCGCATCTCCTCGTCGCCCATCTGTTCAAGCCCATACTCTTCTAATTGGTCGATTGTCATGGGTCGCGTCTGATCATCCAGTTACGTATCACGAATGCAACCCGAAGGTAAAAAAGGTAGAGCAGGCTGCTCAGGCGAGAGGCTGTTTAGAATGCCGTACAGATACTGTCTGCCCGATGAAGCCGCTCGTTACTCGTCAGCCAGTAGACCCGCGATAGATCGCTGGAAGTCCGCTGGAATCGACCCAGCCACGGTTCTCTCGCCGTGTTTCGAATAGATGTGTCTCTGCCACAGACTGGTGCTACCTGTACGAGCGTCGCACTCGATCTCGTCCTTGGGGTATACCGACGAGAGTGTTGGCAACGCAGTCACGACCTGTTCGGGTGCCGCTCCTTGCCGCCGGATTTCTAATAGCGTGAGAACCGCGACTGCACTTTATTTACTGACACCAACGATATGTAAACACAGCAATGTTCAACTCAATCTTGGTCCCGACCGACGGTAGCGAACACGCGACCCGGGCTGCTGAGTATGGGGCAGCGCTGGCCCGCGCGTTCAGCGCGAGCCTGCACGTCATAGCTGTCATCGATACACGAACAGCGGGCGGACCATTCAGCCGCGGCGACCTCGAAGACGAGACACTTGACCGCATGACGGCTGACGCCGAAGAAACAATCACAGCCATTACGGACGCAGTCGACGTCGCCGGAGAGATACAGACGGCTATCCGCACGGGCACTCCAGCTGAGGAGATATGCGCATACCGCGACGACCACGATGTGGGCCTGATTGCGATGGGAACACACGGCCGCACAGGTGTCGGGCGGTATCTCGCCGGGAGCGTGACAGAGAACGTCGTCCGGCAGGCCACTGTCCCTGTTTTCACCGTCCGAGCGAGCGAACAGGATCGTGATACCGGCTCCTTCGACGACATCCTCGTCCCGACGGACGGAAGCGCGTCCGCAACGGCCGCTGTCGGACCGGCATGCGAGATTGCGACGCAGTTCGATTCCCGCGTCCACGCTCTGAACGTCGTCAATCTCGGTGATATCGCCACCGGCTCCGAATACACGCTGCCGAAAGACTTGATCGACTCCCTAGAATCACAGGGTGAGAACGTAACCGAGCGCGTTGCAGCGCGAGCACGCGAATCTGGAGTAGAAACTGTCACACAGGTCGTCAGTGGATTCCCAGCGGCGGATATTCTTGATTACGCTGCGGAGAACGACATCGATCTGATCGCAATGGGGACGGCCGGTCGAACTGGTCTCAATCGGTTCCTTGTGGGAAGCACAACAGAACGGATCATCAGACACGCCGATATGCCAGTGCTGGCAGTCAACGCTCGCGACCAGCGTGTTGACGAAGCCTGAAGACAGGGCTCCGCGTCCTGTCTGTTAGCGCCCGACTGAGTACGACGTCCGCCATGTCCACAGCGAGGCAGCAGCCAGATGCGACGCGACCATGCACTTATTGCTGTTCCTGTTGTGACACTACCTATGGCTGTGGACAACCCGGTTACGATGACGGACGAGGAACGGGACGCATTTCTGGACAACGGGGGAACAGGTGTCCTCTCGCTCGCCGCTGGCGATACGCCGCCGTACTCGGTGCCGGTTTCATACGGGTACGACGCGCCGACCACCACCTTCTACTTTCGGCTGGCTGTCGGTGCAGAGCGGTCGAAAGGTGAACTCGATGACCGCCCGGCGACGTTCGTGACCTATCACGAGACGGAGGCGGGATGGCAAAGTGTGGTCGCGAACGGGCGACTCGAAGATGTTGAACGGGAGGGAATCGAGACGGAAACGCTGGACGGACTGGAACACGTCGATATGCCCATAATTGACATCTTCGAGCGCCCTACCCGCGAGGTGGACTTCGAATTCTACCGCCTCGCGCCGGATAACCTAACGAGCCGTGCTGAATACTAGGAGCCTGTCATAGAATGGTCCTCATCCGGAATTTTCAGCTAGATTGGCGGGCTCTGTAGTTTCGATACACTGCGCTGGATTTCACGGATATTGGATGCTCCGGGAAGGTTGTAGACGGTAGCTTGAGGACGATTTCACGGAATTCAAGCCAGCAGCTCCGCGCACGCACGACTCCGCCGAGCGTGTGCTTGATGCTTGAGAAGACGGTTTCGGACATGGATCTTTGGTGGTACCGGTCACTGTCCATACGGGCGTTATGAGCGTGATCGAGTGAGTTGAGTCCGGGTAGGACTCATGGCGGTTCCGGTCTTATAATCCTCAGGGGAGTTCGAGCAGGTGTTGTGCGAGCTGACCGGGCGTCGACACCATCGGCCAGTGACCGGTTTCCAGTTCGTACAGGTCCCACGTTCGCTGGTCGCATAGGTCCCGAACCGACTCCAGAACGCTATCGTCCATGCCGTTGTGTTGGCAGAGAATGTACGTGTGGGGGACAGCGGTTGCGTCCGGATTCTCTGCGGTCACTGTCTGCGTGAACGTGTTCAATGGATGTGGGACCGCCTTTTCGCGCATCCACTGTGTGTCCTCATCCGAAAGACCGACCCAGCCCGAATGGTCGTCCGGCATCGGCCAGCCGCCGTCGTTGTCCGCTGCGGCCGCCTCCATCTCCGCCCACTCTTCTGGTGGATAGAAGTCGGCAGCCGAGACGGGCTCGTCGTCCATCGGAATCAGGGCATCGAGGTAGACGACGTGTGCAAGTCGTTCTGGGACTTCTTCGGCTACGCCTAGTACTACTAGTCCGGCGTAGCTATGGCCGACCAAGACGACGTCCTCGAGGTCCTCGTATTCGAGGACGTTCACGATGTCGTGAATGTGTGTCTCAAGGTCGGTGTCTGGACGACCGAGATGTGCTCGTTCGCCGAGGCCTGTCAGCGTCGGGGTGTACACCTCGTGACCCGCGTCACGGAGGTATGGCGTGAGATGTTTCCAGCACCAGCCGCCGAGCCACGCACCGGGCACGAGAACGAACGTCACCACAACACCACCCTGATATGTCCGAAACTGTCCTTTGTTATTGGTCTTTGAGTTCTATCGATCTTTTTGTCAGATGTCATTAATATCGGTCTATGCCTCGGAAGATGATAGCTCTTCCCTATAGTTC is drawn from Haloarcula sp. CBA1129 and contains these coding sequences:
- a CDS encoding pyridoxamine 5'-phosphate oxidase family protein, giving the protein MAVDNPVTMTDEERDAFLDNGGTGVLSLAAGDTPPYSVPVSYGYDAPTTTFYFRLAVGAERSKGELDDRPATFVTYHETEAGWQSVVANGRLEDVEREGIETETLDGLEHVDMPIIDIFERPTREVDFEFYRLAPDNLTSRAEY
- a CDS encoding universal stress protein produces the protein MFNSILVPTDGSEHATRAAEYGAALARAFSASLHVIAVIDTRTAGGPFSRGDLEDETLDRMTADAEETITAITDAVDVAGEIQTAIRTGTPAEEICAYRDDHDVGLIAMGTHGRTGVGRYLAGSVTENVVRQATVPVFTVRASEQDRDTGSFDDILVPTDGSASATAAVGPACEIATQFDSRVHALNVVNLGDIATGSEYTLPKDLIDSLESQGENVTERVAARARESGVETVTQVVSGFPAADILDYAAENDIDLIAMGTAGRTGLNRFLVGSTTERIIRHADMPVLAVNARDQRVDEA
- a CDS encoding pyridoxamine 5'-phosphate oxidase family protein → MTIDQLEEYGLEQMGDEEMREFLAAHSTGVLGLPTADVPYLLPLSYGFDDGACLYFTYLLGESSQKAELTERAGRGRFLVYDIDTAFEWRSVMLAGDIDSVPEDEWSDITAMTQNAWRPNTLQTATTSGGVALYEFEITDLAGIRQTGLAPDFRENIEP
- a CDS encoding universal stress protein — encoded protein: MYDTIVVATDGSADANRAVTHALEQAEQHGAELHAVFVVDTDRHAEPALSSMELETIEIEEWGNDELAEVAERGDALGVEVTTRCCHGKPYVELISYADEVDADLMILGYHGHSHTKPDQIGSVADRVVQNAGRPVLVAT
- a CDS encoding alpha/beta fold hydrolase; its protein translation is MTFVLVPGAWLGGWCWKHLTPYLRDAGHEVYTPTLTGLGERAHLGRPDTDLETHIHDIVNVLEYEDLEDVVLVGHSYAGLVVLGVAEEVPERLAHVVYLDALIPMDDEPVSAADFYPPEEWAEMEAAAADNDGGWPMPDDHSGWVGLSDEDTQWMREKAVPHPLNTFTQTVTAENPDATAVPHTYILCQHNGMDDSVLESVRDLCDQRTWDLYELETGHWPMVSTPGQLAQHLLELP